The genomic window CTCTCGTTGTTCTGCTTGCTGGCGTTCCTCAATTTCTAGGCGTAAGGTTGTCAAAAGTTCGGCGTGCTGGAGGGCAACTCCCAATTGATTAGCAATTTGGTTGATAAAATCAATCTCAATATCTTGCCACTGTCGAGGGGCGCTACATTGATGGATGCAGAGCAGTCCCCAGAGTTTTTCCCCTTGTAAAAGTGGTACGACTAAATTCGCTTTGATTTCAAACTGTGCCAAAATATCGCGGTGACAGTCGCTCAGTCCAGCGTTATAAATATCCGCTACTGCCTGCACCCGTCCTTTTTGATAATGGATGGCAAACTGATCGCCAAAGCAATAATCGTGAACTTTTTTTTTCATAGCCGAGGAAAAAGCCGGATCGACATCTTCCGAGACAAATTCGCCATCATTCCAGCCAGAATCTGCGTAGAAACGAAACATTCCTACTCGATCGGCGTTTAAAAGTTGACGCACTTCGATCGCTGTGGTACGAAAAATTGTCTCCAAGTCTATTGGTTCTCGCAGCCGCGCGATCGCCCGATACAGAGTTTCCCGTTGCTCGGCAAGGGAATGAGCTTGACTAATTTCTTGCTTTAAGGGTTGTATTTCGTCGCTCAAGGTTTGTTTAAGTTGTTCAAACGCGAATTCGTCAATGCAAAAGCTGCGTAGTTTTGCTAAGGTTTCTAAATTCATAATTAGCAAGTTATGGCAATAAGTACCAACAGGGGAGAAGGGATTAATTTCTGTTCTTATACGAGCAATATACAACGCTGAGAATAGTATTAAGTAGCAGAGGCAGCGAGTTAATACGATCGCCCAAACAAGATTTTTATTCTGCTTCCCCAATTAATGTAAATGCTGCCCAATCTCTAGGGTTGGGGTTTTGCTTCATAGTGTTTAGCATCGCCTGACGCAGCGCTTGAGCCTTATCGGGATCTTTTTGCATATTTTGATAAAAATTTGTCATCAAGGTAGATGTAGACTCATCTGGCACTAGCCACAAGGACACAATTACACTCGATACCCCGGCACTGATCCAAGAACGGGATAAGCCAATAATTCCATCTCCGGTAATTTGCCCCCGCCCAGTATTACAAGCACTCATGACGACTAAATCGGCATCCAGTTTCAAGTCGAGGATTTCTTCGGCGGTAAATAAACCGTTATCTTTGCCTGAAGGGGCTAGAGCGATCGCACTTCCTAGTCCCCGCACATCATCTAATAACCCATGCGTTGCTAAATGTACAATCCGCGAACCCGGCAACTTAGCCACAATCGCCGCTTTAGTGGCATTTGCGCCAGTAATTGCTTGAGTTTTTAATAGTGGTGCGATCGCCTTTGCTTCAATTTCGGCGGCGGGTAAACTAGCTAATTGTACGGGGGCTAAACCAAGTTCGGGGGCGACTTTGGGCATAGTTGGATTACCAACTACTGTTGCGCCTCTATTTTGGTTTGACGCTAGTCTTTTCCGCCCGTGAGTCACTGCTAGTAATTGAATTGAGGGCGATGTCAAAATAGTATGTTGCTCAATTAAATACTTGCCGTTTGCTTGTTGCAATGCTGGGAAAGGTACTAAAAATAAAGAGCCTTGAGGAATAAAAACTACCCGCGCTGATGGGTTAGTAGGCAATTGGTCAGCGATGGGTTGAATTAGTAGCTGATATAGTTGCTGTAAACTACTGCGACTCCTACCGGGAATTGCTTGACGGCTATTATTGACTAAATTGCTGAGAGAATTATTTTTTTGTTGCCATAAAGGTTTCAAGTCGCTGCGTCGGAACACGACTTCCCCTGTAGGTTTAACTACCCAAATATATAGCTCCGATTCTCTAATTTGAGTTTTTCCTTCTACCTTAAACTCATCAAATATTAGGGAATATTCTACAAGGGTTGCTTTTTGCTGCTGGGCAATTTGGCGAATTTGCTTAATATTTGGTAAAGGTACAGACTCTGCCGATTGTGGGGCTACTTTTTTGGCGAGTAGTTCCAAAAATGCCCGCGCCCTACCTCTTTCAGAAGTTTCTAGCGCCGCTTCAGGCTGATTGCGACCCACTAAAATTTGTTGCAAAATACTATATATGCCCGATTGGGTATCAAAGATAGATACTTTGTTGGCATCGCTCAAACCAGGGCGTAATGATTCAATTATAGCGATCGCTTTTTCTAACGATTGCTGTGCCGCTTCTAGCTTACCAGCCTTAAATAAGGTATAGCCAATATTAGTTAAAGTTTGTCCTTCCCCGGAGCGATTATTAACTTGTTGCAAAATTGTCAAGGCTTGCTGGTAAGATTTCAGCGCTTGGTCATAATTACCTTGCAAGCGGCTAACTTCGCCAATATTATTTAGAGTTGTGCCTTCAATGGCGCGATTGCCTACAACTTTTGTAATTATTAAACCTTTTTCGTAAGATGCGATCGCTTTTGCATAATCTCCTTGACGGCGGTTAACTTCACCAATATTATTCAAAAGCGTTCCCACCCCGGCGCGATTTCCTACCTTTTCTAAAATTGCTAAAGCTTGTTCGTAAGTTTGAAGTGCGCGATCATAATCCTCGTAGCGCAGATAAACATTACCAATATTGGTTAGTATAGTTCCTTCGCTAGAGCGATTGCCTAGAACTTGACTAATTTTCAAAGCCGATTGCAGAGATTGCAGCGATTTATCGTACTGACCAATGCTTTCATAAAGTAAGCCAATATTGCCTAAACTTACTGATTCTCCAGCTTTATCGCCGATCGCTTTAACTATCTTTAGCGACTGCTCGTAGACTGCTATCGCCTCGGCGTAGCGACTTTGACCTTGATAAACCAAACCAATATTATTTAACGTCCTACTCTCTCCGGCGGGGCTACCAACTTTTTTATAGATAGCCAATCCTTGATTAAAAGATTCCAGTGCTTGAGTATATTCGCCTCGGTAAGTGTAAACTAAGCCCATTCCGCCATAAATTTGACCTTCTATAGCAGGATTACCCAAAGCTTTTGCTAAAACTAAAGCTTGCTTGTAAGACTCCAATGCTTGAGCATACTGGCTTTGATTGAGGTAAATATCGCCAATACTGTAGACAATATTTACTTCTATAGCTTTATCGCCAATTTCTTTAGCAACTTGTAACCCTTGCTGATAAGAACTTAATGCTTGGGCGTACTGACTTTGATTTGCATAAACTAAGCCTATACTAATTAAAAGTTGAGCAACAGCAGATTTGTCACCAATAGCCCTAGCGGTTTCTATAGCTGGTTGGTAAGCGGCTAATGCTTGGGCGTACTCTCCGGTAGCCGTATAAGCTAATCCGATATTATTAAGACTAATTGCTTCTAAAGAACGATTGCCAAATTCTCTAGAAATTTTCACCGCCTGTTGAAACGAGTCTAGGGCTTGAGGGTATTGGCTGCGACTGTAATAAATTAAGCCAATATTATTTAATGTCGTGCCAACAATTGATTTATTTCCTACCGCCTCATGCAAAACTAAAGCTTGCTGATAAGTCTCTAAAGCTTTGGCATACTGACCTTGAGATGTGTAGACTAAACCAATATTATTAAGCGTTGTGCCTTCTTCGGCGCGGTTTTTGGTTTCTTTATGAATCGCCAAGGCTTGCTGTAACGATACCAACGCGGGAGCATAATCACCGCGACTGTAGTGAATTAAGCCAATGTTATTTAATGTAGTGCCAGCAAGGACGCGGTTTTTAGTTTCTTTGTGAATAGCCAAACCTTGCTCTGCAAATTTTAGAGCTTGAACATAATTACCTTGACTTTGATATACAGAGCCAATATTAGTAATTACAATCCCTTCCTCGGACTTGTTTTTAAGTTCTCTAGCGATCGCCAATGCTTGCTGATAGTAGTCTAGCGCTTGGACATAATTGCTTTGACCGCGATAAGCTTCGCCGATATTATTTAATAGAATGGCGACAAGAGGCTTGTTGTTATTGCGACGGGCGATCGCCAAGGCTTGTTGTAAAGTTGTTAAAGCTGCTTTAAATTCTCCTCGGTTTAGCTGTTCTCTACTCGTTTGTGCCAAAGTTGTTAAATCTCCACTTCCACCAACGGTAGGAGTTTCTGGACTTTGGGATGCCAGTAATTTAAAGGAATTTAAAAACCTATTAGTATCTTGAGCAAGAATTAATTTTGGATTTGGCGATACAACTATTTGCTGATATAAACGTTTTTTTACCCAGTACATTCTCACTTTGTAAGTTAACTTGTCCAAGTCTACGAACTCAATTTCTTTACCAACGTAGCCATTTAAGGTAATAGGGCGCTCTTTTAGTAACTTACCTTTGCCTACCACACCATCGCGTACAGATTTGAGCAATTCGTCTATTTGCTGAGAATTAAAATCCTTGGGAATATTCGGAAAATCCGCATAACTAACTCCGTAAGTACCCTCTTTCGATTCAACAAAAAAATTGTATAAAGTACCAGAAGTTGCTTCCCTACCCACAGACTCTGTAGTTTCTTTAGGTTCACCGGGCAATGAAACTACAAATCCTCCGACTTTTGCCGTAAATTCTTGCCAATTTGCCGAATTAATATTAGTCTGAGCTTGGGCGCTAGAGTTGTTACTATTTATCAATAAAAAGGAAGAAAAAGACAAAAGTAAGGTAGTAGCAATAATAGATTTGCTAAATTTATTTATGTAAGGGTGCATATATCAATTTTCTATGTCTTTAGTTAGAGTTTTAATTATCTAGTTATAGCTTTTCGTTGGGACAATTCTTAAAAATACATTTAAACGGCTGTAGAAATAACTGATATATTGCAAAAGCAAAGAACACCGGTTTTAAAGCTGTGAAAGCAATTTATCCTGGAAGTTTCGACCCCATTACCCTAGGACACCTAGATATTATTGAGCGTGGCTGTCGAGTATTTGAGCAGGTAATTGTCGCCGTGCTGAGAAATCCCCACAAAACGCCTTTATTTAGCGTCCAAGAACGTTTAGGGCAAATTCGCCAATCTACCCAACATTTGCCTAATGTAGAGGTAGACAGCTTTGAAGGTTTGACTGTAAACTATGCCCAAATGCGGCAAGCACAAGTTTTGCTACGGGGTTTACGAGCGCTTTCAGATTTTGAAGTTGAGTTACAAATGTCTCACACCAACAACACCCTTTCTAGGGAAATAGAAACAGTGTTTCTGGCAACTTCCAATGAGTATAGTTTTTTAAGTAGCAGTCAAGTCAAAGAAATTGCCAGGTTTGGTGGCTGTGTCGATCATCTTGTCCCCCAGCACGTCGCAATAGAACTCTACCGATGTCACGAAAAGAATCACCTAAAATAGACTCCAACCAAAACCCTCAAAATCCTACCGTAGAACCGCCTTCTACTGGCAGTCAAAGCATGGATATTCAGCAAGAATTAAACCGCGTAGAGGAGATAGTGCTTGCTAGTCCAAATATTCCCTTAACGCGGCGCACTCTAGTAGATGAAGAACGCTTGCTAGATCAGTTAGATATAGTGCGAGTAAATTTACCAGGGGCTTTCGAGGAAGCCAAAGCCATTGTCAAACAAAAAAAAGAAATTATTTTACAGGCACAATTAGAAGCGGAGCAAATTGTTGAAACAGCAAAAATTAGAGCCGAGCGGATACTGAATGAAACTGAGATTTTGCGTCAAGCACACCACGAGGCTACATTGCTACAAAGTCAAGTACAGCAAGAGTGCGAACTTGCTTTAGAGCAAAACCAAATCGAAGTTGAGCAAGCACGTCTGCAACTAGCTCAAGAATTGGAACAAATGCACAATAAAGCAGTTACTGAAGCGCAAGAAATACAGCAAGGAGCAGATGCTTACGCCGATACCGCGCTTGAAGGTATCGAGCAACAATTACACGATATGCTACGAGTGATTCAAAATGGACGAAAACAGTTGCAACCAAAAGGAGAGTTGATAGACAAAGAGGAGATTGAGGCAAAAGAAAATTTTGAATTTTGATTGGTGGAGGGTATCATTTATCGATGCCATTTTGAGCCATCAGCACTATCAATAACAGTAATTCCTTGTTCTAATAATTGGTTGCGAATTTGGTCAGACTTGGCAAAATCTTTAGACTTACGCGCGAAGTCTCTTTGTACCAACAACTCCTCAATCTCCTTGTCACTCAAACCTTTAACTACTACATCCTCCTGAGCTTCTAATCCCAAAACCTCCGCCAATTTAACTAAGGTATTCCACATTGCTTGTAGTTGCTTCGGCGGTGTAACCGTATTTCCCTGATGAACTAAAATATTGCCTTCTCTCTGCAAATCTTTGGCAATTTCAAACAGCACTGATAACCCGCTAGAGAAGTTAAAATCTTCATTTACCGCCGCTTGAAAGCGATCTACAGCCTCCGAAACCGCCACGCCATTACTTGACCAGCCTAATTGTTTGCCGTACCTTGTGCCAAATAGCAGCCCCTCTTTAAGAGTTTCCCAGCCATTGTTAGCAGATTCTAAAGCGCGATCGCTAAAGTCAATCGGTTTGCGGTAATGTGCCATCAAAACAAATAATCTCACCGCCATTGGATCTGTGGGACGATCTAATAATTCTCGGATAGTAATAAAATTGCCCAAAGATTTAGACATTTTTTCATCATCTACCGTCACCATGCCGTTATGCAGCCAGTAATTTGCTAAAGGCTTACCTGTAACAGCTTCCGATTGAGCAATTTCGTTTTCGTGGTGGGGAAAAATCAAGTCTGCGCCCCCAGCGTGAATGTCTATAGTGTCACCTAGGCGATCGCGCACCATTGCCGAACATTCTATATGCCAACCCGGTCTTCCTGCACCCCAGGGCGACTCCCAAGCAGGTTCTCCGGGGTTTGCAGCCTTCCACAGGGCAAAATCAAAGGGATATTGTTTTTTACTGGCTTCTGCGTCTTCTAATCGCCCACTAGCTCCCGCTTGCGAATCCTCTAACTTTCGTCCTGAAAGCTTCCCATACTCCGCAAACGAGCGAACTTTGTAATAAACATCTCCCCCAGAAGCGTAAGCATAATCTTTTTGTTCTAGTTCGTGAATTAATCTTTTTATCCCGTCTATAGTGTGAGTTGCGCGGGGATACTCATCGGCTTCCTTGATATTTAACCGCGCCATATCTTCAAAGTATGCTTGTATATAGCGCTCTGCGACCTCCTCCATTGAGGAATTTTCTTTTCTTGCGCGGTTAAGAATTTTGTCATCAATATCGGTAAAATTTTGCACGTACCGCACTTTATAGCCCAAAAATTGCAGATAGCGGCGCACTACATCCCAAACAATACAAGCTCGCGCATGACCCAGATGGCAGTAATCGTATACTGTTACGCCGCAATAGTACATTTTAACGGTGTTGGATGCGATCGCCTTAAATTCTTCTTGGCGGCGAGTTAGGGTGTTATATATTTTTAAAGTCATGGTCGAGCAATAAACAAATCAGCCGATAAGCTAATAATAGGGGAGGAGGGCTGTTAGAAAAAAGCTAACATATAATGCTACTCGAAACACTCTCCACGTTGAAGCCTTATTTTTTGCCCTTTAGACAGCCGACGCAGCTATGCAATCAGCAGTTAGTTCCGACCAATCTCAAGTAATGGATATCCAAAAACGCGGTTTGCCAGTGACAATTATTACTGGTTTTCTCGGTAGTGGCAAAACAACTTTACTCAATCATATTCTGACTAACCAAGAAGGTGTAAAAACCGCAGTTTTGGTAAATGAATTTGGTGAAATTGGCATCGACAACGAGCTAATTGTCACCACTGGCGAAGATATGGTAGAGCTAAATAATGGTTGTATTTGCTGTACCATCAATAACGATTTAGTTGAAGCGGTTTACAAAGTTTTAGAGCGCCAAGAACAAATAGATTACTTAGTAGTAGAAACAACAGGACTTGCCGATCCTTTACCTGTAGCATTGACATTTTTAGGTACAGAGTTACGCGATTTAACTCGCTTAGATTCAATCGTTACAGTAGTAGATGCAGCTAACTATAGTCTGGATTTATTTAACTCTGAAGCGGCTTTAAGTCAGATTCAGTACGGCGATATTATTTTGCTAAATAAAACTGATTTGGTAGATGAAGCCGATCTAGATTTATTAGAAGTAAAGATTCGGGACATTAAACAAGGTGCAAGGATTCTCCGCACTACCCGCAGCCAAGTATCGATTCCATTAATTTTAAGTGTGGGTTTGTTTGAATCGGATAAGTATTTTGAGGAAGAATCAAAAGCCGAACACAATCACGATCATCATCACCACGATCATAATTGCGACGATCCCAGCCATGACCATTCTCATCACTTAGAAAATGATGGTTTTACGTCAATATCTTTTTTAAGCGATAAGCCGCTTTCAATTCGTAAGTTTCAATACTTTCTTGATAACCAATTACCAGAAAATGTCTTCAGAGCCAAAGGAATTATGTGGTTTGAGGAAAGTTCTAAACGGCATATATTTCACCTCTGCGGTAAGCGGTTTAGTATTGATGACGAAGAATGGACAGGAGAACCTAAAAATCAATTAGTTCTAATTGGGCAAAATCTAGACCACGATGCTTTATTAGCGCAATTACAAAACTGTGTTGCTGTACCTTCAGCAACTCGCGGTAAAGGTTTCGGTAAGTAACCGTTTATTAATGTGGAGACGTTGCAATGCAACGTCTCTACACGGGATTTATGCTTGTTTAGCCAACCGCACGATCGCAACTCCTGCGCGATCGCCCATTATTTTTTCTTGGTCGTAACCTAATACCAATTCCCAAGCTCTATCGGGGTAACGCTCGGCTAAAGGTAAAGATACATCAGTAAGCATCCATTGTCCGTGACGCTCATCTTCTCTAATGTGCAATTCCCAATAACCCATCGCTGCTTGAGACAATTCTAAACGTTGTGCGGCGGCTAAATAGTTGCGATAAGCGGCGGGCCCAGCAACTTCAAAGTACGTTAAACCGCCGTTGTAGCGCAGAAAATATATTTTCCGCTCCGTCATCAAAAAGTTATGGTTAGCGCAAGCCAAAACTTCCCAGGGGACTAAATCGAAGTAATATTCAGGCTGGGTATTCATGCCAAATTCTTCTAGCATCTGAGCAAAATAGGTTGAATGCTTGCGAGACAAACGACCGTTGCCATATTCTTCAATTAGGACGCGCATTAAAGTAGCGTGAACTTCATTAGCCGCACCGCCCATAATGCGAGAAAGACGGCTTCCTTCTACTAAGCCATCAAAAGATCCAATCGCTAACACGTGACGATAACCAGCTTCGGTCATTTCTTCGCGCAAATAACGGCTATCTTCAGATATGGGCGGATTAAGATCGCCATCGCTTCTTGCAATTAAAGCCAGCTTTACATCTACTTTTTTAATTGCTTCTACATCTAGCTGGGATAACTCCCAGTTTTGCCAAGGTGTTTCGATTTTGTCGCGAACTTTATTTAAGTAGGGCGATCGCTCGTTGGTATAATGCCGCAAATCGTCGTACCAAAACAGTTGTAAGCGATTAATGCGGTAGAGGATGCGTTGCAAAAATAAGTGGGCGCGATCGTCTCCAGAAGCGCCGCTAAAGGCATTTTCTATAGCTTGGGCGATCGCATTATCGACAATACTTGCAAGTTCTGGTTGGGTTTCTAGCTTGCTGTCTAAGTCTTCTAAGTCGAGCAGGTGGATAAATTGCTGCTCGGCTTCATCGTAATTGATGGTATCAGCAATGGAAGTAACGATGTTGCTCTGCATTTAAAACATTTGTTTGTACTACTAACTACAATTTTGAGCCATTCAAGAAGCTAGTTACATCCACTTTGGAGGTATATACAGGCGACTTTATACACATTTTTCCGTAGAAACAGCCTTGACAACTGAATCTTTATATAGGGTTCAGTAAATTTTCTCTTGTTTCCAACTAGCAACGTTCGTTAGATTACTCTTTAAATTCTGCTGTCCTCAAGCTAAAAAATCTAACTGTAATTCGAGGAGACTACATTTTTGTATGAGCGTAAATCAACTAAGTTTCAAAAGAAAGTTTGTAGCCGCCTTGATTGATGGAATTATTTTAAATAGCGGCTTAGGCGTTATTTTAGCGATTATTTCAAATATTGCTAGTGATATTGCTTTACTCAATGCCTATGTAGGCAATGTTAATCTGGTTCTGAGTTTGGTCTACTTCGCCGCCTTAGATAGTATTCCTAAACAATTAAGAATTGGCAGCAGATTAGTTGAAACTAAAGTGTCAAAATAGCAGAGTTTTTCAGTAGCTACAACCAAAACTAGCGATCGCCCATCAACGTACTACAAGGGGTAAATCCCTTGTAATCATAATCCAGCTATACAATCCAAGCCATATAATAGCCTTTGTCAGCCCGGTTAATTGCTTTTGGTGTTTTTACAAAGCCCATGTCCAAACTTAACTTGATGGTAAAGGCAAAACATTAACGCTAACAATCTTCTCATCGCCCTTAAGTTCAGAAATACGACTACCCGTACCTTCTTTACCCGTCACACTAATAGCACTAGCGGGCAATTGCAACAAGCGTTGATTGGTTGTCACCGCCAACAAGGCCGAAGTTGGAGCTAAAACTAAACTCACCACCCCATCAAACTTACTGGTAAAAGATATTGCTTGAGTGCCAATATCGCCGCGATTAGCCCGCCGCAGCGATCGCATTGGCATTTGTTTGGCATATCCTAGCTGCGTAAACAGCAATAAATTCTCCTCCGCATCAGCACCAG from Synechocystis sp. PCC 7509 includes these protein-coding regions:
- a CDS encoding CobW family GTP-binding protein, whose protein sequence is MQSAVSSDQSQVMDIQKRGLPVTIITGFLGSGKTTLLNHILTNQEGVKTAVLVNEFGEIGIDNELIVTTGEDMVELNNGCICCTINNDLVEAVYKVLERQEQIDYLVVETTGLADPLPVALTFLGTELRDLTRLDSIVTVVDAANYSLDLFNSEAALSQIQYGDIILLNKTDLVDEADLDLLEVKIRDIKQGARILRTTRSQVSIPLILSVGLFESDKYFEEESKAEHNHDHHHHDHNCDDPSHDHSHHLENDGFTSISFLSDKPLSIRKFQYFLDNQLPENVFRAKGIMWFEESSKRHIFHLCGKRFSIDDEEWTGEPKNQLVLIGQNLDHDALLAQLQNCVAVPSATRGKGFGK
- the cysS gene encoding cysteine--tRNA ligase, whose translation is MTLKIYNTLTRRQEEFKAIASNTVKMYYCGVTVYDYCHLGHARACIVWDVVRRYLQFLGYKVRYVQNFTDIDDKILNRARKENSSMEEVAERYIQAYFEDMARLNIKEADEYPRATHTIDGIKRLIHELEQKDYAYASGGDVYYKVRSFAEYGKLSGRKLEDSQAGASGRLEDAEASKKQYPFDFALWKAANPGEPAWESPWGAGRPGWHIECSAMVRDRLGDTIDIHAGGADLIFPHHENEIAQSEAVTGKPLANYWLHNGMVTVDDEKMSKSLGNFITIRELLDRPTDPMAVRLFVLMAHYRKPIDFSDRALESANNGWETLKEGLLFGTRYGKQLGWSSNGVAVSEAVDRFQAAVNEDFNFSSGLSVLFEIAKDLQREGNILVHQGNTVTPPKQLQAMWNTLVKLAEVLGLEAQEDVVVKGLSDKEIEELLVQRDFARKSKDFAKSDQIRNQLLEQGITVIDSADGSKWHR
- a CDS encoding iron-containing redox enzyme family protein; this translates as MQSNIVTSIADTINYDEAEQQFIHLLDLEDLDSKLETQPELASIVDNAIAQAIENAFSGASGDDRAHLFLQRILYRINRLQLFWYDDLRHYTNERSPYLNKVRDKIETPWQNWELSQLDVEAIKKVDVKLALIARSDGDLNPPISEDSRYLREEMTEAGYRHVLAIGSFDGLVEGSRLSRIMGGAANEVHATLMRVLIEEYGNGRLSRKHSTYFAQMLEEFGMNTQPEYYFDLVPWEVLACANHNFLMTERKIYFLRYNGGLTYFEVAGPAAYRNYLAAAQRLELSQAAMGYWELHIREDERHGQWMLTDVSLPLAERYPDRAWELVLGYDQEKIMGDRAGVAIVRLAKQA
- the coaD gene encoding pantetheine-phosphate adenylyltransferase, with translation MKAIYPGSFDPITLGHLDIIERGCRVFEQVIVAVLRNPHKTPLFSVQERLGQIRQSTQHLPNVEVDSFEGLTVNYAQMRQAQVLLRGLRALSDFEVELQMSHTNNTLSREIETVFLATSNEYSFLSSSQVKEIARFGGCVDHLVPQHVAIELYRCHEKNHLK
- a CDS encoding CHAT domain-containing protein, producing the protein MHPYINKFSKSIIATTLLLSFSSFLLINSNNSSAQAQTNINSANWQEFTAKVGGFVVSLPGEPKETTESVGREATSGTLYNFFVESKEGTYGVSYADFPNIPKDFNSQQIDELLKSVRDGVVGKGKLLKERPITLNGYVGKEIEFVDLDKLTYKVRMYWVKKRLYQQIVVSPNPKLILAQDTNRFLNSFKLLASQSPETPTVGGSGDLTTLAQTSREQLNRGEFKAALTTLQQALAIARRNNNKPLVAILLNNIGEAYRGQSNYVQALDYYQQALAIARELKNKSEEGIVITNIGSVYQSQGNYVQALKFAEQGLAIHKETKNRVLAGTTLNNIGLIHYSRGDYAPALVSLQQALAIHKETKNRAEEGTTLNNIGLVYTSQGQYAKALETYQQALVLHEAVGNKSIVGTTLNNIGLIYYSRSQYPQALDSFQQAVKISREFGNRSLEAISLNNIGLAYTATGEYAQALAAYQPAIETARAIGDKSAVAQLLISIGLVYANQSQYAQALSSYQQGLQVAKEIGDKAIEVNIVYSIGDIYLNQSQYAQALESYKQALVLAKALGNPAIEGQIYGGMGLVYTYRGEYTQALESFNQGLAIYKKVGSPAGESRTLNNIGLVYQGQSRYAEAIAVYEQSLKIVKAIGDKAGESVSLGNIGLLYESIGQYDKSLQSLQSALKISQVLGNRSSEGTILTNIGNVYLRYEDYDRALQTYEQALAILEKVGNRAGVGTLLNNIGEVNRRQGDYAKAIASYEKGLIITKVVGNRAIEGTTLNNIGEVSRLQGNYDQALKSYQQALTILQQVNNRSGEGQTLTNIGYTLFKAGKLEAAQQSLEKAIAIIESLRPGLSDANKVSIFDTQSGIYSILQQILVGRNQPEAALETSERGRARAFLELLAKKVAPQSAESVPLPNIKQIRQIAQQQKATLVEYSLIFDEFKVEGKTQIRESELYIWVVKPTGEVVFRRSDLKPLWQQKNNSLSNLVNNSRQAIPGRSRSSLQQLYQLLIQPIADQLPTNPSARVVFIPQGSLFLVPFPALQQANGKYLIEQHTILTSPSIQLLAVTHGRKRLASNQNRGATVVGNPTMPKVAPELGLAPVQLASLPAAEIEAKAIAPLLKTQAITGANATKAAIVAKLPGSRIVHLATHGLLDDVRGLGSAIALAPSGKDNGLFTAEEILDLKLDADLVVMSACNTGRGQITGDGIIGLSRSWISAGVSSVIVSLWLVPDESTSTLMTNFYQNMQKDPDKAQALRQAMLNTMKQNPNPRDWAAFTLIGEAE